The proteins below come from a single Mycolicibacterium sp. TY81 genomic window:
- the istB gene encoding IS21-like element helper ATPase IstB: MHGHSEIGKQIEYLARVLKTPTIRRMWAELAERARAETWSHEQYLAAVLERQVNEREANGTALRIAGARFPATKTLEDFTFDHVPSLPRDVIAHLATSTWIAKGDNVILLGPPGVGKTHLGIALGIKAAQSSYPVLFDTATGWAARLTDAHNSGRLPQELKRLRRYRLLIIDEIGYLPFDSDTANLFFQLIASRYEQGSILITSNMPFGRWGEVFADEIVAAALIDRLVHHAEVITINGDSYRTKTRRELVRTSK, translated from the coding sequence ATGCACGGCCACAGCGAGATTGGTAAACAGATCGAGTATCTGGCCCGGGTGTTGAAAACCCCGACGATCCGGCGGATGTGGGCTGAGCTGGCTGAGCGGGCTCGCGCCGAAACGTGGAGCCACGAACAATATTTGGCCGCGGTCCTGGAGCGCCAAGTCAACGAACGCGAAGCCAACGGCACCGCATTACGTATTGCCGGTGCCCGGTTCCCGGCGACAAAAACGTTGGAAGACTTCACCTTTGACCATGTACCGTCATTGCCGCGGGATGTGATCGCACACTTGGCGACAAGCACATGGATCGCCAAGGGCGACAACGTGATTCTGCTCGGACCACCCGGGGTCGGCAAAACTCATCTGGGCATCGCTCTGGGCATCAAGGCCGCCCAGAGCAGCTACCCGGTGCTCTTTGATACCGCGACCGGCTGGGCGGCCCGGCTCACCGACGCCCACAACAGCGGCCGCCTGCCACAAGAGCTCAAACGGCTGCGCCGCTACCGACTGCTGATCATCGACGAGATCGGCTACCTGCCGTTCGATTCGGACACCGCCAACCTGTTCTTCCAACTGATCGCCAGCCGCTACGAACAGGGATCGATCCTGATCACCTCGAACATGCCGTTCGGCCGCTGGGGCGAAGTCTTCGCCGACGAGATCGTCGCCGCCGCCCTGATCGACCGACTGGTCCACCACGCCGAAGTCATCACCATCAACGGCGACTCCTACCGGACCAAAACACGCCGAGAACTGGTCAGAACCAGCAAGTAA
- a CDS encoding ectoine synthase, with protein sequence MIVRTTAEITGTDRDVAAGTWRSKRIILADDGVGFSFHETTIDANTVSEFHYRHHVEAVWITEGAGALTNLETGERHPLGPGTMYLLNGHERHQIRCDEQLRMLCVFNPPVTGREVHDATGAYPPPQSVA encoded by the coding sequence ATGATTGTCCGCACCACCGCAGAGATCACCGGAACCGACCGCGACGTGGCCGCCGGAACCTGGCGATCCAAACGCATCATCCTCGCCGACGACGGGGTCGGATTCTCGTTCCACGAGACCACGATCGACGCGAACACGGTCAGCGAGTTCCACTACCGGCACCACGTCGAGGCGGTGTGGATCACCGAAGGTGCCGGCGCACTGACCAACCTCGAAACCGGCGAGCGCCATCCACTCGGACCAGGCACCATGTACCTCCTCAACGGCCACGAACGACACCAGATCCGGTGCGACGAGCAGCTGCGGATGCTCTGCGTGTTCAACCCCCCTGTCACCGGGCGAGAAGTACACGACGCCACTGGCGCCTACCCACCCCCGCAGTCGGTCGCGTGA
- the istA gene encoding IS21 family transposase translates to MISVEQWAEIRRLHRTEQVPIKEIARQLGVARNTVRSALAADAPPQYSRAPRGSAVDAFEPQIRALLKDHPRMPATVIAQRIGWTRSITVLKDRVRVIRPEYRGLDPADRVIYEPGACSQWDLWFPDYRIPLGHNQLAILPVLVMTLAYSRFRAGLMIPSRQGGDILAGMWQLLSRIGAVTAKLVWDRESAIGGTGRPTVVATSFVGTLGTRLELAPPADPEYKGMVERNNRFFETSFLPGRVFGSPADFNTQFEAWLTEHANTTRVRSIRARPIDLLAEDLAGMTLLPPVPPATGICHRVRLARDYYVRVAGNDYSVHPAVIGRLVDITATLDRVIVTCEGQVVATHQRCWARHMTLTDPQHVAAAALLRRHYHQQRTTGDSGRVRTHRDGHLVPIRSLPDYDDLFGVDFTVLGEPS, encoded by the coding sequence GTGATTTCAGTGGAGCAGTGGGCGGAGATCCGCCGTTTGCATCGCACGGAGCAGGTGCCGATTAAGGAGATCGCGCGTCAGCTCGGTGTGGCCCGTAATACGGTGCGGTCGGCGTTGGCGGCCGATGCGCCGCCGCAGTACTCGCGGGCACCGCGGGGTTCGGCAGTGGATGCGTTCGAACCGCAGATCCGGGCGTTGCTCAAGGACCATCCGCGGATGCCAGCGACGGTGATCGCACAGCGGATCGGGTGGACCAGGTCGATCACGGTGCTCAAAGACCGGGTGCGGGTGATCCGCCCGGAGTACCGCGGCCTCGATCCGGCTGATCGAGTGATCTACGAGCCGGGGGCCTGTTCGCAGTGGGACCTGTGGTTCCCCGACTACCGTATCCCGTTGGGCCACAACCAGTTAGCGATCTTGCCGGTGTTGGTGATGACGTTGGCGTATTCGAGGTTCCGGGCCGGGTTGATGATCCCCTCGCGCCAGGGCGGCGACATTCTGGCCGGGATGTGGCAGCTGCTGAGCCGGATCGGCGCGGTGACCGCCAAACTGGTGTGGGACCGCGAGTCTGCGATCGGCGGCACGGGCCGGCCCACGGTGGTGGCCACGTCGTTTGTTGGGACGTTGGGCACCCGCCTGGAGCTGGCTCCACCGGCGGACCCTGAGTACAAGGGCATGGTTGAACGCAACAACAGGTTCTTTGAGACCTCGTTCCTGCCAGGCAGGGTGTTCGGTTCGCCGGCCGATTTCAACACCCAGTTCGAGGCGTGGCTGACCGAGCACGCCAACACCACTCGGGTGCGTTCGATCCGGGCCCGTCCGATCGATCTGCTGGCCGAGGACCTGGCCGGGATGACACTGCTGCCGCCGGTACCCCCGGCGACCGGCATCTGCCATCGGGTGCGCCTGGCGCGGGACTACTACGTGCGGGTCGCCGGTAACGACTACTCGGTGCATCCGGCGGTCATCGGTCGGCTTGTTGATATCACCGCCACCCTCGATCGCGTGATCGTCACCTGCGAAGGGCAGGTAGTCGCCACCCATCAGCGGTGCTGGGCCCGGCACATGACGCTCACCGACCCGCAGCACGTGGCCGCCGCCGCGCTGCTGCGCCGCCACTACCACCAACAACGCACCACCGGCGATAGCGGTCGGGTGCGCACCCACCGTGACGGGCACCTGGTGCCGATCCGTTCCCTGCCCGATTACGACGACCTGTTCGGCGTTGATTTCACCGTCCTGGGAGAACCATCATGA
- the thpD gene encoding ectoine hydroxylase translates to MSAPGAATAVVEDRYPTRLDHAVEPIPRSEPVVWGMETDGPLLPHELMRFDEVGYLVRPGTVADDLIGPLRGETDRIAIDLEPGDPRIIREPRGSIRSIFEPHLLSELVAHVVDLDTVLPVARQLLGGDVYIHQARINVMPGFTGTGFYWHSDFETWHAEDGMADIRAVSCSIALTRNYPYNGSLMVIPGSHHTFYPCVGATPDNHHGTSLIAQQVGTPDETTLSKAVDHHGIDQFTGPPGTALWFDANLLHGSGSNITPLPRSNVFLVFNSVHNRLGEPFAAPRPRPRYLAAR, encoded by the coding sequence GTGAGCGCGCCCGGCGCCGCAACCGCTGTAGTCGAGGACCGCTATCCGACTCGGCTCGACCACGCGGTCGAACCCATTCCCCGCAGCGAGCCTGTGGTCTGGGGCATGGAGACTGACGGCCCACTGCTGCCGCACGAACTCATGCGCTTCGACGAGGTCGGTTATCTCGTGCGCCCCGGCACTGTCGCCGATGACCTGATCGGACCGCTGCGGGGCGAAACCGACCGAATCGCCATTGATCTCGAGCCGGGCGACCCACGGATCATTCGGGAACCACGCGGGTCCATCCGCTCGATCTTCGAACCACATCTGCTCAGCGAACTCGTCGCGCACGTGGTCGATCTGGACACGGTGCTGCCGGTGGCGCGCCAACTGCTCGGCGGCGATGTCTACATCCACCAGGCCCGTATCAATGTGATGCCCGGCTTCACCGGCACCGGCTTCTACTGGCATTCGGACTTCGAGACCTGGCACGCGGAGGACGGCATGGCCGACATCCGCGCGGTGTCCTGCTCGATCGCCCTCACGCGCAACTATCCGTACAACGGATCACTGATGGTGATTCCCGGGTCGCACCACACGTTCTACCCCTGTGTGGGGGCAACCCCGGACAACCACCACGGCACCTCGCTGATAGCGCAGCAGGTTGGCACGCCCGATGAGACCACCCTCTCCAAGGCTGTCGATCACCACGGCATCGACCAGTTCACCGGCCCACCGGGGACGGCACTGTGGTTCGACGCGAACCTGCTGCATGGTTCAGGATCGAACATCACGCCCCTGCCTCGGTCGAATGTTTTCCTGGTCTTCAATTCGGTCCACAACCGGCTCGGTGAACCATTCGCCGCACCGCGACCGCGGCCCCGATACTTGGCGGCGAGGTAG
- the ectB gene encoding diaminobutyrate--2-oxoglutarate transaminase, which translates to MLLADAAHLTESGLPDVFDAVESEVRSYCRAWPTVMESASGSWITDNDGRRYLDFFAGAGALNYGHNNPVLKQALLEYLGSDGIVHSLDMATSAKQRFLETFQQLILRPRGLDFKVQFPGPTGTNAVESALKLARKVTGRESIISFTNAFHGMTLGSLSVTGNSMKRAGAGVPLVHATPMPYDNYFGGVTEDFHWFERVLDDSGSGLNRPAAVIVETVQGEGGLNIARAEWLHALAQLCRTRDILIIVDDVQMGCGRTGPFFSFEAAGIVPDIVTLSKSISGYGLPMALTLFRRELDVWAPGEHNGTFRGHNPAFVTATKALETYWRETQFSAETEVKGELIRSRLEDIAARHDGIAARGRGMAQGLRFADAARAGDVCRQAFERGALMETSGPSDEVVKLLPPLTTSADDLLAGLDILAESVAATRP; encoded by the coding sequence GTGCTTCTCGCCGACGCCGCACACCTGACCGAGAGCGGCCTGCCAGATGTCTTCGATGCGGTGGAATCGGAGGTTCGCAGCTATTGCCGCGCCTGGCCCACCGTCATGGAGAGCGCCAGCGGCTCCTGGATCACCGACAACGACGGGCGGCGTTATCTCGATTTCTTCGCGGGCGCAGGTGCTTTGAACTACGGCCACAACAACCCAGTACTCAAGCAGGCGCTACTCGAGTACCTCGGATCAGACGGGATCGTGCATTCGCTGGACATGGCGACATCGGCCAAACAACGCTTTCTGGAGACTTTCCAGCAGTTGATCTTGCGGCCGCGGGGCCTCGATTTCAAGGTGCAGTTCCCAGGTCCGACCGGCACCAACGCGGTCGAGTCGGCGCTCAAGCTCGCGCGGAAGGTCACCGGACGCGAATCGATCATCAGCTTTACCAATGCATTTCACGGCATGACCCTCGGCTCGCTGTCAGTTACCGGAAACTCCATGAAGCGTGCCGGCGCCGGCGTGCCACTGGTACATGCAACCCCGATGCCTTACGACAACTACTTCGGCGGAGTCACCGAAGACTTCCACTGGTTCGAGCGCGTCCTCGACGATTCCGGCAGCGGCCTGAACCGGCCGGCCGCGGTGATCGTGGAAACCGTCCAGGGCGAAGGCGGTTTGAATATCGCCCGCGCCGAGTGGCTACACGCGCTGGCCCAATTGTGCCGCACCCGCGACATCCTGATCATCGTCGACGACGTGCAGATGGGCTGCGGTCGCACCGGCCCCTTCTTCAGCTTCGAAGCCGCCGGAATCGTGCCGGACATCGTGACCTTGTCGAAGTCGATCAGCGGATACGGGCTGCCGATGGCGCTCACCCTATTCCGGCGCGAGCTCGACGTCTGGGCGCCCGGCGAACACAACGGCACCTTCCGGGGCCACAATCCGGCATTCGTCACGGCCACCAAGGCTCTCGAAACATACTGGAGAGAAACGCAATTCAGTGCCGAGACCGAGGTGAAGGGTGAGTTGATCAGATCGCGACTCGAGGACATCGCGGCACGCCACGATGGCATCGCGGCACGCGGCCGTGGCATGGCGCAGGGGCTCAGATTCGCCGATGCCGCACGTGCCGGTGATGTTTGCCGTCAAGCGTTCGAGCGGGGAGCGTTGATGGAGACCAGCGGGCCGTCCGACGAAGTCGTCAAACTGCTTCCGCCGCTGACCACGTCAGCCGACGATCTGCTGGCCGGCCTGGACATCCTGGCCGAATCGGTCGCCGCGACCCGACCCTGA